Proteins encoded within one genomic window of Gemmatimonadaceae bacterium:
- a CDS encoding succinate dehydrogenase/fumarate reductase iron-sulfur subunit, whose amino-acid sequence MKLILHVWRQPSADAPGALERYDAPDVSPDMSFLEMLDTVNEALVESGKAPIAFDHDCREGICGSCGIMINGVAHGPMKGTATCQLHMRSFKDGDEIYIEPWRSRAFPVIKDLVVNRGALDRIIAAGGYVSVNTGGARDANAILVPKQDADASMDAAACIGCGACIAACPNGSASLFTAAKISHLGLMPQGQPERSRRALRMVAQMDAEEFGHCTLYGECQEACPKEISIDTIARMNRDYLVATAKKREEKVLGGVG is encoded by the coding sequence ATGAAGTTGATACTCCACGTGTGGCGCCAACCAAGCGCCGATGCACCGGGTGCGCTCGAGCGCTACGACGCGCCGGACGTCAGCCCGGACATGTCGTTCCTCGAAATGCTCGACACGGTGAACGAAGCGCTGGTCGAGTCGGGCAAGGCACCGATCGCGTTCGATCATGACTGCCGCGAAGGTATTTGCGGGTCGTGCGGCATCATGATCAACGGGGTCGCGCACGGACCGATGAAAGGCACCGCGACGTGCCAGCTGCACATGCGCAGCTTCAAGGACGGTGACGAGATCTACATCGAGCCGTGGCGGTCACGCGCGTTTCCGGTGATCAAGGACCTGGTGGTGAATCGCGGCGCGCTCGATCGCATCATCGCCGCGGGCGGCTACGTCTCGGTGAACACCGGCGGCGCGCGGGACGCGAATGCGATCCTGGTTCCGAAGCAGGACGCCGACGCCTCGATGGATGCGGCGGCGTGCATCGGGTGCGGTGCATGCATCGCGGCGTGTCCGAACGGCTCGGCCTCGCTCTTCACCGCGGCGAAGATCTCGCATCTCGGCTTGATGCCGCAGGGTCAGCCCGAGCGTTCGCGCCGCGCCTTGCGCATGGTCGCGCAGATGGATGCCGAGGAGTTCGGCCATTGCACGCTGTATGGCGAATGCCAGGAGGCGTGTCCGAAGGAGATTTCGATCGACACCATCGCGCGGATGAATCGCGATTATCTGGTGGCGACCGCGAAGAAGCGGGAAGAGAAGGTGCTGGGAGGCGTCGGGTAG
- a CDS encoding fumarate reductase/succinate dehydrogenase flavoprotein subunit, with protein sequence MTLDLRSKTPSGPLERKWDKHRFEMKLVNPANKRKYTVIVVGSGLAGGAAAASLSELGYNVKCFCFQDSPRRAHSIAAQGGINAAKNYQNDGDSVQRLFYDTVKGGDFRSREANVYRLAQVSVNIIDQCVAQGVPFAREYGGLLTNRSFGGAQVSRTFYARGQTGQQLLLGAYQALEKEIAKGGVTMFPRTEMLDLIVVNGRARGIVTRDMVTGAIDAHAGDAVLLATGGYSNVFYLSTNAKGSNATAIWRAYKRGAAFANPCFTQIHPTCIPQSGEHQSKLTLMSESLRNDGRVWVPKRKEDCGKSPKDVPEQDRDYYLERKYPSFGNLSPRDIASRAAKEVCDEGRGVGPGGRGVYLDFADAIKRVGKEKIAERYGNLFEMYERITDENPYEVPMRIYPAPHYTMGGLWVDYNLMSTIPGLHVGGEANFSDHGANRLGASALMQGLADGYFVLPLTLGDYFGANKLEPISESSTEVTTTLDGVRQRTQRLLSINGSRTVASIHRELGHIMWEYCGMARSAEGLNKALELIPKLREEFWRDVRVMGTGEELNQSLEHAGRVADFLELAELMCIDALHREESCGGHFRVEHQTPDGEALRHDDRFAYVAAWEYAGDNQPPVLNKEPLTFENVALSQRSYK encoded by the coding sequence ATGACACTGGACCTTCGGTCGAAGACTCCGAGCGGGCCGCTCGAGCGCAAATGGGACAAGCACCGCTTCGAGATGAAGCTGGTAAATCCCGCGAACAAGCGGAAATACACAGTCATCGTCGTCGGCTCGGGGTTGGCGGGCGGCGCGGCCGCCGCGTCGCTGTCGGAGTTGGGCTACAACGTCAAGTGCTTCTGCTTCCAGGATTCGCCGCGGCGCGCGCACTCGATCGCCGCGCAGGGCGGCATCAACGCGGCGAAGAATTATCAGAACGACGGCGACAGCGTTCAGCGGTTGTTTTACGACACGGTGAAGGGTGGTGATTTCCGCTCGCGCGAGGCGAACGTGTATCGCCTGGCGCAGGTGAGCGTGAACATCATCGACCAGTGCGTGGCGCAGGGCGTGCCGTTCGCGCGCGAGTACGGCGGTCTGCTGACCAATCGCTCGTTCGGCGGCGCGCAGGTGTCGCGCACCTTTTACGCGCGCGGGCAAACGGGACAGCAGTTGTTGCTCGGTGCGTACCAGGCGCTCGAGAAGGAGATCGCCAAGGGCGGCGTCACGATGTTTCCGCGCACCGAGATGCTCGATCTCATCGTGGTGAACGGTCGTGCGCGCGGGATCGTCACGCGCGACATGGTCACCGGCGCCATCGACGCGCATGCGGGCGACGCCGTGCTGCTGGCGACGGGCGGCTACTCGAACGTCTTCTACCTCTCGACGAACGCGAAAGGCTCGAACGCCACGGCGATCTGGCGCGCATACAAGCGCGGCGCGGCGTTCGCGAATCCGTGCTTCACGCAGATCCACCCGACGTGCATTCCGCAGAGCGGCGAACATCAGTCGAAGCTCACGCTGATGTCGGAGTCGCTGCGCAACGACGGCCGCGTGTGGGTGCCGAAGCGCAAGGAAGATTGCGGCAAGTCACCGAAGGACGTTCCGGAGCAGGACCGCGACTACTATCTCGAGCGCAAGTATCCGAGCTTCGGCAATCTCTCGCCGCGCGACATTGCGTCGCGCGCCGCGAAGGAAGTGTGCGACGAGGGGCGCGGGGTCGGTCCCGGCGGCCGCGGCGTGTATCTCGATTTCGCCGACGCCATCAAACGCGTCGGCAAAGAGAAGATCGCCGAGCGATACGGCAATCTGTTCGAGATGTACGAGCGCATCACGGATGAGAATCCGTACGAGGTACCCATGCGCATCTACCCGGCGCCGCATTACACCATGGGCGGCCTCTGGGTGGATTACAACCTCATGAGCACGATCCCGGGCTTGCACGTCGGCGGCGAAGCGAATTTCTCGGATCACGGCGCGAATCGTTTGGGCGCGAGCGCGCTCATGCAGGGATTGGCCGACGGCTACTTCGTCCTGCCGCTCACGCTCGGCGACTATTTCGGCGCGAACAAGCTCGAGCCGATTTCGGAAAGTTCAACAGAAGTGACAACGACGCTCGATGGCGTTCGCCAGCGCACGCAACGCCTGCTGTCGATCAATGGCAGCCGCACCGTGGCGTCGATTCATCGCGAGCTCGGCCACATCATGTGGGAATACTGCGGGATGGCGCGAAGCGCCGAAGGACTCAACAAGGCGCTGGAGCTCATACCGAAATTGCGTGAAGAATTCTGGCGCGACGTGCGCGTGATGGGCACGGGCGAAGAGCTGAATCAGTCGCTCGAGCACGCGGGTCGCGTCGCGGACTTCTTGGAGCTCGCCGAGTTGATGTGTATCGACGCGCTGCATCGCGAGGAGTCGTGCGGCGGGCATTTCCGCGTCGAGCATCAGACGCCGGACGGCGAAGCACTGCGTCACGACGATCGGTTTGCGTATGTCGCGGCGTGGGAATACGCCGGTGACAATCAACCGCCCGTGCTCAACAAGGAGCCGCTGACGTTCGAGAACGTGGCGCTCTCGCAGCGGAGTTACAAGTGA
- a CDS encoding succinate dehydrogenase cytochrome b subunit, producing MSQLATFYRSTIGKKIIMGVTGLIGIGFLILHVAGNLQAFEGQSKLNEYSAMLHGPASELLWLVRIVLIVSVVLHVLMAYQLTMRSQAARPIGYQRRVPQVSTLASRTMKWGGVFLLLFIIFHILHFTTETIDPAGWRGMTDIHGQHDIYGNVVASFRIWWVALVYIVAMVFLGLHLYHGAWSSVRTLGHAKQSPNPLHRRVAAIVAIALWAGFTLVPVGVIVGLIR from the coding sequence ATGAGCCAGCTCGCGACGTTCTACCGCTCGACCATCGGTAAGAAAATCATCATGGGGGTGACGGGGCTGATCGGTATCGGCTTCCTGATCCTCCATGTGGCCGGGAACCTTCAGGCGTTCGAAGGTCAATCCAAACTCAACGAATACAGCGCGATGCTGCACGGCCCGGCGAGCGAGCTGCTGTGGCTCGTCCGTATCGTGCTGATCGTGTCGGTCGTGCTCCATGTGCTGATGGCGTATCAGCTCACCATGCGCTCGCAAGCCGCGCGGCCGATCGGGTATCAGCGCCGCGTGCCGCAGGTGTCGACGCTCGCGTCGCGCACCATGAAGTGGGGCGGGGTGTTCCTGCTGCTCTTCATCATCTTCCACATCCTGCACTTCACGACGGAAACGATCGATCCGGCGGGTTGGCGCGGAATGACGGACATTCACGGCCAGCACGACATCTACGGCAACGTCGTCGCGAGCTTTCGCATCTGGTGGGTGGCGCTCGTCTACATCGTCGCGATGGTGTTTCTGGGACTGCATCTCTATCACGGCGCCTGGTCGTCGGTGCGCACGCTCGGCCACGCCAAGCAGTCGCCCAATCCGCTGCATCGCCGCGTCGCGGCCATCGTCGCGATCGCGCTGTGGGCGGGATTCACGCTCGTTCCGGTCGGCGTCATCGTCGGCCTCATTCGTTAG
- the mdh gene encoding malate dehydrogenase, whose protein sequence is MVNKITVVGAGNVGATTAQRVAEKELARTVVMVDVVEGVPQGKGLDQWQSAPIEGYDSRIIGTNGYAETADSDIVIITAGIARKPGMSRDDLLNTNAGIVKSVSEEIKKTSPKAIVIVVSNPLDVMCYVAKEVTGFPRERVLGMAGVLDTARYRAFLATELDCSVRDIQAMVLGGHGDTMVPLISYTSVSGIPITQLMEKSKLDAIVDRTRNGGAEIVKHLKTGSAYYAPSAGAVQMAEAIVNDQRRILPCAAWLDGEYGMKGLFLGVPCKLGRKGLEKVIEVELTKDERAALEKSAEAVRDPMKAVKL, encoded by the coding sequence ATGGTCAACAAAATTACGGTCGTCGGCGCGGGCAATGTCGGCGCGACGACCGCTCAGCGCGTCGCGGAGAAAGAGCTCGCTCGCACCGTCGTGATGGTGGACGTCGTCGAAGGCGTGCCGCAGGGCAAAGGCCTCGACCAGTGGCAGTCGGCGCCCATCGAAGGCTACGATTCGCGCATCATCGGCACGAACGGCTACGCCGAGACGGCGGATTCGGACATCGTGATCATCACGGCGGGCATCGCGCGCAAGCCGGGCATGTCGCGCGACGATCTGCTCAACACCAACGCCGGCATCGTCAAGTCGGTGTCGGAAGAGATCAAGAAGACGTCGCCCAAGGCGATCGTCATCGTCGTCTCCAATCCGCTCGACGTCATGTGCTACGTCGCGAAAGAAGTCACCGGCTTCCCGCGCGAGCGCGTGCTCGGCATGGCCGGAGTGCTCGACACCGCGCGCTATCGCGCGTTCCTCGCCACGGAGCTCGATTGTTCGGTGCGTGACATTCAGGCCATGGTGCTCGGCGGCCACGGCGACACGATGGTGCCGTTGATCAGCTACACGAGCGTGAGCGGGATTCCCATCACGCAGCTCATGGAAAAGAGCAAGCTCGACGCGATCGTCGACCGCACGCGAAACGGCGGCGCCGAGATCGTGAAGCATCTCAAGACCGGATCGGCATACTATGCGCCGTCGGCGGGCGCGGTGCAGATGGCGGAAGCGATCGTCAACGATCAGCGGCGCATTCTGCCATGCGCCGCCTGGCTGGACGGCGAGTACGGCATGAAGGGCCTGTTCCTTGGCGTGCCGTGCAAGCTTGGACGCAAGGGACTCGAGAAGGTGATCGAGGTCGAGCTCACGAAGGACGAACGCGCCGCGCTCGAGAAGAGCGCCGAAGCAGTCCGCGATCCGATGAAGGCCGTGAAGCTGTGA
- the moaA gene encoding GTP 3',8-cyclase MoaA has protein sequence MGRPDALGRPLGSLRISVTDRCNLRCRYCMPQESYEWLPRADLLSFEEIARVARIFTSLGVDKIRLTGGEPLLRSNLPTLIRLLDEDERVRDLAMTTNGVLLAEHAEALRAAGLRRVTVSLDTLRPDRFAELTRRSLHDRVLRGIASLSDAGFTATKLDSVVIRGRNDDELADLIEFGRAVNAEVRFIEYMDVGGATHWSMDQVVSRAEMLARLEERFGWIEALAPVDAAPAERFRLSDGTTFGIIASTTAPFCRTCDRSRLTADGLWYLCLYSPRGTDLRGPLRDGATDEEIAHIIESVWSARRDRGAEVRASVPERDVLVGIERLKRDPHLEMHTRGG, from the coding sequence ATGGGTCGACCCGACGCACTAGGCCGGCCGCTCGGCAGCCTTCGGATTTCGGTTACCGATCGCTGCAACCTGCGCTGCCGCTACTGCATGCCGCAGGAGAGCTACGAGTGGCTGCCGCGCGCCGACCTGCTCAGCTTCGAGGAGATCGCCCGCGTCGCGCGGATCTTCACTTCGCTTGGCGTCGACAAGATTCGCCTCACCGGCGGCGAGCCGCTGCTGCGCAGCAACCTGCCGACCCTCATTCGGCTGCTCGATGAAGACGAGCGTGTGCGCGATCTCGCGATGACGACGAACGGCGTGCTGCTGGCCGAGCATGCGGAAGCGTTGCGCGCCGCGGGTCTTCGGCGCGTGACGGTGAGCCTCGACACGCTGCGACCCGACCGCTTCGCCGAGCTCACGCGTCGTTCGCTGCACGACCGCGTGCTGCGCGGCATTGCGTCGCTGAGCGACGCAGGCTTCACGGCGACCAAGCTCGACTCGGTGGTCATCCGCGGCCGCAACGACGACGAGCTCGCGGATCTGATCGAATTCGGCCGCGCCGTGAACGCCGAAGTGCGCTTCATCGAGTACATGGACGTCGGCGGCGCGACACACTGGTCGATGGACCAGGTTGTATCGCGCGCCGAGATGCTCGCGCGGCTCGAGGAGCGGTTCGGGTGGATCGAGGCGCTCGCGCCGGTCGACGCCGCGCCGGCCGAGCGATTCCGGTTGTCGGACGGCACGACGTTCGGCATCATCGCGTCGACGACCGCGCCCTTCTGCCGCACGTGCGATCGCAGCCGCCTCACCGCCGACGGACTGTGGTATTTGTGTCTCTACTCGCCGCGCGGCACGGATCTCCGCGGGCCGCTGCGAGACGGCGCGACCGACGAGGAGATCGCCCACATCATCGAATCAGTCTGGTCGGCTCGGCGCGATCGCGGTGCCGAAGTGCGGGCGAGTGTGCCGGAGCGCGATGTGCTCGTCGGCATCGAGCGGTTGAAGCGCGATCCGCATCTGGAGATGCACACGCGTGGCGGATGA
- a CDS encoding molybdenum cofactor biosynthesis protein MoaE, which translates to MRTAIVERALDPAALLREVANDANGAAIVFVGTVRNVNDGHTVTGMEYSAYRGMAERELDAIAREAVECFGSDDIVVEHRIGTLALGDASVVIAVAHPHRGKAYDASRYVIEELKKRVPIWKREHYVDGRREWVDPTH; encoded by the coding sequence ATGCGCACCGCGATCGTCGAGCGCGCGCTCGATCCGGCCGCACTGCTTCGTGAAGTCGCCAACGATGCGAACGGCGCGGCCATCGTGTTCGTCGGCACCGTGCGCAACGTGAACGACGGACACACGGTGACCGGCATGGAATACAGCGCCTATCGCGGAATGGCCGAGCGTGAGCTCGATGCGATCGCGCGCGAGGCGGTCGAATGCTTTGGCAGCGACGACATCGTCGTCGAGCACCGGATCGGCACGCTCGCGCTTGGCGACGCGAGCGTGGTCATCGCGGTTGCACACCCCCACCGCGGCAAGGCATACGACGCGAGCCGCTACGTGATCGAGGAGCTCAAGAAGCGCGTGCCGATCTGGAAGCGCGAGCACTACGTCGACGGGAGGCGTGAATGGGTCGACCCGACGCACTAG
- the moaD gene encoding molybdopterin converting factor subunit 1 yields the protein MKISVLLFASYADKLGTSSLSVELDDGSTVGELMGRVRTLPGAERLPDEPLVAVNQSYAKRDFRLSPGDEVAIIPPVAGG from the coding sequence ATGAAAATCTCCGTCCTCCTCTTCGCTTCCTACGCCGACAAGCTCGGCACGAGCTCGCTTTCGGTCGAGCTCGACGACGGCTCGACGGTCGGCGAGTTGATGGGACGCGTCCGCACGTTGCCTGGTGCCGAGCGTTTGCCGGACGAGCCGCTCGTCGCGGTAAATCAGAGCTACGCCAAACGCGACTTCCGGCTATCGCCGGGCGACGAAGTCGCGATCATTCCACCAGTTGCGGGTGGTTGA
- a CDS encoding HU family DNA-binding protein: MTKADLVERVTAQISRTAGPMISKKDCARVVDAFLESIKEALQTQKNIEVRGFGTFKIRHRKTRMARNPRTGSPVEVSARPVPVFKPSKELRAMVAGVDISQLEDEEELSEA, from the coding sequence ATGACCAAAGCTGACCTGGTCGAACGCGTCACGGCTCAGATTTCCCGCACCGCTGGGCCGATGATCTCCAAGAAAGATTGCGCCCGCGTGGTCGACGCGTTTCTCGAGTCGATCAAGGAAGCGCTTCAGACGCAAAAGAACATCGAAGTGCGCGGGTTCGGCACCTTCAAGATTCGCCATCGCAAGACACGCATGGCGCGGAACCCTCGGACCGGCTCACCGGTGGAAGTCTCGGCCCGGCCCGTTCCCGTGTTCAAGCCCTCGAAGGAACTGCGCGCCATGGTCGCCGGCGTCGACATCAGTCAGCTCGAGGACGAAGAGGAACTCTCGGAGGCATAA
- the carA gene encoding glutamine-hydrolyzing carbamoyl-phosphate synthase small subunit, with protein sequence MAQRRGRPGFLLLEDGTLFRGQIATTEATTVAEVVFTTNMSGYQEVFTDPSFRGQIVVMTAPMIGNYGVNTADPESARPQVAGVVARELSRTYSNWRAEGDLLTWLDEAQVPALEEVDTRRLTRHLRSAGVMRGVIALGTEPTREALAVLDACPPMEGLDLASVVSTPERYTWGNPDAPYHIVAYDYGIKRNILRLFAEHECRITVIPAETTADEALSLEPNGVFLSNGPGDPDAVTYAPEIVREIADRGVPIFGICLGHQILGLTYGARTVKMPYGHRGGNHPVKEIATGRVLITSQNHGFAVEGTETAIPGAPELEVTHVNLNDGTVEGLKHRERPIFAVQYHPEAAPGPHDARPLFDEFIKTVRSHAGSSTPSSEPNS encoded by the coding sequence GTGGCTCAGCGTCGTGGACGGCCAGGGTTCCTTCTCCTCGAAGACGGAACCCTTTTTCGTGGTCAAATAGCTACAACCGAAGCCACCACAGTGGCGGAGGTCGTGTTCACGACGAACATGAGCGGCTATCAGGAAGTCTTTACGGATCCGTCATTTCGCGGACAGATCGTGGTGATGACGGCGCCGATGATCGGCAACTACGGCGTCAACACCGCCGATCCCGAATCGGCGCGGCCGCAGGTGGCCGGCGTGGTCGCGCGCGAATTGTCGCGCACGTACTCGAACTGGCGCGCCGAAGGCGATTTGCTCACGTGGCTCGATGAGGCACAAGTTCCCGCGCTCGAAGAAGTTGATACGCGGCGCCTCACGCGACATCTCCGCAGCGCCGGCGTGATGCGCGGTGTCATCGCCCTCGGCACCGAGCCGACGCGCGAAGCGCTCGCCGTGCTCGATGCCTGTCCGCCGATGGAAGGCCTCGACCTCGCATCCGTCGTTTCGACGCCGGAGCGCTACACGTGGGGCAATCCGGATGCGCCGTATCACATCGTCGCGTACGATTACGGCATCAAGCGCAACATCTTACGGCTCTTCGCCGAACACGAGTGTCGCATCACCGTCATTCCCGCCGAAACGACGGCTGACGAAGCGCTGAGTCTCGAACCGAACGGCGTGTTCCTCTCGAACGGCCCCGGCGATCCCGACGCGGTGACGTATGCGCCGGAAATCGTGCGCGAAATCGCGGACCGCGGCGTGCCGATTTTTGGTATCTGCCTGGGACATCAGATTTTGGGGCTCACGTACGGTGCGCGCACGGTGAAGATGCCGTACGGCCACCGCGGTGGAAATCACCCGGTGAAGGAGATCGCGACGGGACGCGTCCTGATCACCTCGCAGAATCACGGATTCGCGGTCGAAGGCACCGAGACCGCGATTCCAGGGGCGCCCGAGCTCGAGGTCACGCACGTGAATCTCAACGACGGCACGGTCGAAGGGCTCAAGCATCGCGAACGGCCGATCTTTGCGGTGCAATACCACCCCGAGGCGGCGCCCGGGCCGCACGACGCCCGCCCGCTGTTCGACGAGTTCATCAAAACCGTTCGTTCCCACGCCGGCTCGTCGACGCCATCAAGTGAGCCAAACTCTTGA